One Sparus aurata chromosome 5, fSpaAur1.1, whole genome shotgun sequence genomic window carries:
- the egflam gene encoding pikachurin isoform X1 translates to MEPTCKERSLLYLLLFAVCTASVCFCARRSNARRSDRLSPPLDIQLDTVNCTAFSVRWKMPRRHVSTITGYKVFYTEMKSGRPVGAAALMEVPLSLDMLTTGQFDGQASFDVDIANLKVNTKYRVSVGAYGWAGEGRPSMPRDIGTASHEMCMPPSPPTQPVVMAVSDTELALSWQQGESEGSSPVLHFLVAYIRPEMDTEWTYIREPIESNSMVLKGLLPETEYQFVIRAVNAHGASPPSHINNPVRTLAAVRFRGDAFQYSLQRPGYRLTGASEVSSGDYGRYITDSRIKDEDGFDVDDSDYDIFIEELKPFPGINQDNRKSQLRSRSGPPSGRNVVYRMNTIAPPNVTDPPASSSTTTTSSIFPDFTDLIFAPTSERSTTTTAPLGTTSPTLPTTTTTPTMSPWKGEVPRVYDLTCDDTVCPPDSFCLSDYEGGGSRCHCNLGRRGDTCSEVVAVNFPRFYGHSHMTFEPLKNSYQTFQVTLEFKADSEDGLLLYCGENEHGRGDFTSVALVRGKLHYRFNCGTGAAQIVSESRIVVGQWHTVTVFRDGMSGWLRMDNDTPISGRSQGQYTKITFRSPLYVGGSPSAYWLVRATGANRGFIGCIQSLTINNKATDIRPWPLGRALSGADIGECSDNVCDLVSCANGGGCFANRADGFICLCPLGFRGTLCEESFSLSSPLFNETAFSYAVIQWPQTSQSYLSFMEFELTFRPLMPDGTLLYSDDAGSGDFLAISLVDGYVEFRFDCGSGGATIRSEEQISLDTWHELRVSRTAKSGILQVDSQRPIEGIAEGAFTQINCSSPLYIGGVPEYDKTKKTAGVIKPFTGIVQKLILNDLTMPITAGSATGVNVANSAHPCVESPCANGGTCRPKWDSYECDCPLGYDGRHCQKECGNYCLNTVTEAIEIPQFIGRSYLTYDNRDILKRASGSRTSLFMRFKSTAKDGLLLWRGDSPMRPNSDFLSMGLQDGALIFSYNLGSGPANIAVNGTFTDGKWHRVKAVRDGQSGKLTVDDYGAKTGRSPGKMRQLNINGPLYVGGMKEIALHTNRQYIGGLVGCVSHFTLSTDYHLALVEDAADGKNINTCTN, encoded by the exons ATCGTCTGAGTCCTCCATTAGACATCCAGCTGGACACAGTCAACTGCACCGCCTTCAGTGTGCGATGGAAGATGCCCCGGCGACACGTGAGCACCATCACTGGATACAAG GTGTTCTATACGGAGATGAAGAGCGGCCGTCCCGTGGGCGCAGCCGCTTTGATGGAGGTGCCTCTCAGTTTGGACATGCTGACCACT GGACAATTCGACGGACAAGCGAGTTTT GATGTGGACATCGCTAACCTAAAGGTGAACACAAAGTACAGAGTGAGTGTTGGAGCGTATGGTTGGGCGGGAGAGGGTAGACCCAGCATGCCCCGAGACATCGGCACCGCTTCACATG AAATGTGCATGCCCCCGTCCCCCCCCACTCAGCCGGTTGTCATGGCTGTGTCTGACACAGAGCTGGCGTTGTCATGGCAGCAAGGAGAGAGCGAGGGAAGCTCACCTGTCCTTCACTTCCTGGTGGCCTACATCAG GCCGGAGATGGACACGGAGTGGACGTACATCCGCGAGCCCATAGAGTCCAACTCCATGGTTCTGAAGGGGCTGTTGCCAGAAACGGAGTACCAGTTCGTCATCAGAGCGGTCAATGCGCACGGAGCTAGCCCACCCAGCCACATCAACAACCCTGTGCGCACTCTGG CTGCCGTTCGTTTTCGAGGAGATGCGTTTCAGtactcgctgcagcggcccggGTACAGACTAACAG GTGCATCAGAGGTGAGTAGCGGTGATTATGGACGCTACATCACAGATTCAAGGATCAAAGATGAAGACGGCTTCGACGTTGATGACTCTGATTATGATATCTTCATTGAGGAG TTGAAGCCATTCCCAGGTATCAATCAGGACAACAGGAAGTCTCAGCTCCGTTCGAGGTCCGGTCCGCCGTCTGGTCGAAACGTCGTGTACCGCATGAACACCATCGCTCCTCCCAACGTCACCGACCCTCCCgcatcctcctccaccaccaccacttcGTCCATCTTCCCGGACTTCACAGATCTGATTTTCGCACCCACCTCAGAGCGCAGCACCACAACTACTGCCCCACTCGGCACCACCAG CCCCACTctgcccaccaccaccaccaccccgaCCATGTCCCCCTGGAAAGGCGAGGTACCTCGTGTGTACGACCTGACCTGCGACGACACCGTGTGCCCCCCTGACAGCTTCTGTCTCAGCGATTACGAAGGCGGAGGCTCCCGCTGCCACTGTAACCTCGGGCGGAGAGGGGACACCTGCTCCGAGG TGGTGGCTGTGAACTTTCCCAGATTCTACGGCCACTCTCACATGACCTTTGAACCCTTGAAGAACTCTTACCAGACATTTCAGGTCACTCTTGAGTTCAAG gcGGACTCCGAGGACGGCTTGTTGCTCTACTGCGGAGAAAATGAACACGGCCGTGGAGACTTTACCTCTGTGGCTCTGGTGCGAGGCAAGCTGCACTACAG GTTTAACTGTGGTACAGGAGCAGCTCAGATAGTCAGCGAGAGTCGTATCGTGGTCGGTCAGTGGCACACAGTCACCGTCTTCAGGGACGGCATGAGTGGCTGGCTACGTATGGACAACGACACGCCCATATCCGGACGCTCACAG GGTCAGTACACTAAGATCACTTTCCGTTCCCCGCTGTATGTGGGCGGATCCCCAAGCGCTTACTGGCTGGTCAGGGCAACAGGGGCGAATCGCGGCTTCATCGGCTGCATTCAGAGTCTCACCATCAACAACAAGGCCACAGACATCAGACCCTGGCCTCTGGGCAGAGCTCTGAGCGGAGCTGACATAG GCGAGTGCAGCGACAACGTGTGCGACCTGGTCAGCTGTGCCAACGGAGGAGGCTGCTTCGCAAACCGCGCTGATGGCTTCATTTGCCTCTGCCCGCTTGGCTTCAGGGGAACGCTTTGTGAAGAGA GTTTCTCACTTTCCTCACCTCTCTTTAATGAAACTGCGTTCTCATATGCCGTCATCCAATGGCCTCAGACCTCTCAGAGTTATCTGTCCTTTATGGAGTTTGAGCTGACATTTCGGCCGCTGATGCCCGACGGGACCCTGCTGTACAGTGACGATGCCGGCAGTGGAGACTTCCTGGCTATCAGCCTGGTGGACGGATATGTAGAGTTCAGATTTGactgtggctctggaggagctACAATAAG GAGTGAAGAGCAGATCAGTCTGGACACATGGCATGAGCTGAGGGTGTCCCGCACGGCGAAGAGTGGGATCCTGCAGGTGGACAGCCAGAGGCCGATAGAAGGAATCGCTGAG GGAGCTTTCACTCAGATCAactgcagctcacctctttatATCGGTGGAGTGCCAGAATATGATAAAACCAAGAAGACGGCAGGAGTGATAAAACCCTTCACTGGAATTGTTCAGAAG CTGATACTCAATGACCTCACCATGCCAATAACAGCCGGCTCTGCCACTGGAGTCAATGTGGCGAATTCAGCGCACCCATGTGTGGAAAGTCCATGTGCCAATGGAGGGACCTGCAGGCCAAAGTGGGATAGTTATGAGTGTGACTGCCCCCTAGGGTACGATGGGAGGCACTGCCAGAAAG AGTGTGGAAATTACTGTTTGAACA CTGTGACAGAAGCCATAGAGATCCCGCAGTTCATTGGCCGGAGTTACCTGACATATGACAACAGAGACATCCTGAAAAG GGCGTCGGGGTCCAGGACCAGTCTCTTCATGCGTTTCAAGAGCACAGCCAAGGACGGCCTGTTACTATGGCGAGGAGACAGTCCAATGAGACCCAACAGTGACTTCCTGTCTATGGGGCTTCAGGATGGCGCACTAATCTTCAG TTATAACCTGGGCAGCGGTCCGGCTAACATTGCTGTCAACGGGACCTTCACCGATGGGAAGTGGCACCGAGTCAAAGCTGTGAG GGACGGACAGTCCGGGAAGCTGACGGTGGATGACTATGGAGCAAAAACAGGCAGATCACCTGGAAAGATGAGGCAACTCAACATCAACGGACCATTATACGTTG GCGGCATGAAAGAGATCGCTCTTCACACGAACAGACAATACATCGGCGGCTTGGTGGGCTGCGTGTCCCACTTCACGCTCTCCACTGATTACCACTTAGCGCTGGTGGAGGACGCCGCTGACGGCAAGAACATCAACACCTGCACCAACTAG
- the egflam gene encoding pikachurin isoform X3, whose translation MEPTCKERSLLYLLLFAVCTASVCFCARRSNARRSDRLSPPLDIQLDTVNCTAFSVRWKMPRRHVSTITGYKVFYTEMKSGRPVGAAALMEVPLSLDMLTTGQFDGQASFDVDIANLKVNTKYRVSVGAYGWAGEGRPSMPRDIGTASHEMCMPPSPPTQPVVMAVSDTELALSWQQGESEGSSPVLHFLVAYIRPEMDTEWTYIREPIESNSMVLKGLLPETEYQFVIRAVNAHGASPPSHINNPVRTLGASEVSSGDYGRYITDSRIKDEDGFDVDDSDYDIFIEELKPFPGINQDNRKSQLRSRSGPPSGRNVVYRMNTIAPPNVTDPPASSSTTTTSSIFPDFTDLIFAPTSERSTTTTAPLGTTSPTLPTTTTTPTMSPWKGEVPRVYDLTCDDTVCPPDSFCLSDYEGGGSRCHCNLGRRGDTCSEVVAVNFPRFYGHSHMTFEPLKNSYQTFQVTLEFKADSEDGLLLYCGENEHGRGDFTSVALVRGKLHYRFNCGTGAAQIVSESRIVVGQWHTVTVFRDGMSGWLRMDNDTPISGRSQGQYTKITFRSPLYVGGSPSAYWLVRATGANRGFIGCIQSLTINNKATDIRPWPLGRALSGADIGECSDNVCDLVSCANGGGCFANRADGFICLCPLGFRGTLCEESFSLSSPLFNETAFSYAVIQWPQTSQSYLSFMEFELTFRPLMPDGTLLYSDDAGSGDFLAISLVDGYVEFRFDCGSGGATIRSEEQISLDTWHELRVSRTAKSGILQVDSQRPIEGIAEGAFTQINCSSPLYIGGVPEYDKTKKTAGVIKPFTGIVQKLILNDLTMPITAGSATGVNVANSAHPCVESPCANGGTCRPKWDSYECDCPLGYDGRHCQKECGNYCLNTVTEAIEIPQFIGRSYLTYDNRDILKRASGSRTSLFMRFKSTAKDGLLLWRGDSPMRPNSDFLSMGLQDGALIFSYNLGSGPANIAVNGTFTDGKWHRVKAVRDGQSGKLTVDDYGAKTGRSPGKMRQLNINGPLYVGGMKEIALHTNRQYIGGLVGCVSHFTLSTDYHLALVEDAADGKNINTCTN comes from the exons ATCGTCTGAGTCCTCCATTAGACATCCAGCTGGACACAGTCAACTGCACCGCCTTCAGTGTGCGATGGAAGATGCCCCGGCGACACGTGAGCACCATCACTGGATACAAG GTGTTCTATACGGAGATGAAGAGCGGCCGTCCCGTGGGCGCAGCCGCTTTGATGGAGGTGCCTCTCAGTTTGGACATGCTGACCACT GGACAATTCGACGGACAAGCGAGTTTT GATGTGGACATCGCTAACCTAAAGGTGAACACAAAGTACAGAGTGAGTGTTGGAGCGTATGGTTGGGCGGGAGAGGGTAGACCCAGCATGCCCCGAGACATCGGCACCGCTTCACATG AAATGTGCATGCCCCCGTCCCCCCCCACTCAGCCGGTTGTCATGGCTGTGTCTGACACAGAGCTGGCGTTGTCATGGCAGCAAGGAGAGAGCGAGGGAAGCTCACCTGTCCTTCACTTCCTGGTGGCCTACATCAG GCCGGAGATGGACACGGAGTGGACGTACATCCGCGAGCCCATAGAGTCCAACTCCATGGTTCTGAAGGGGCTGTTGCCAGAAACGGAGTACCAGTTCGTCATCAGAGCGGTCAATGCGCACGGAGCTAGCCCACCCAGCCACATCAACAACCCTGTGCGCACTCTGG GTGCATCAGAGGTGAGTAGCGGTGATTATGGACGCTACATCACAGATTCAAGGATCAAAGATGAAGACGGCTTCGACGTTGATGACTCTGATTATGATATCTTCATTGAGGAG TTGAAGCCATTCCCAGGTATCAATCAGGACAACAGGAAGTCTCAGCTCCGTTCGAGGTCCGGTCCGCCGTCTGGTCGAAACGTCGTGTACCGCATGAACACCATCGCTCCTCCCAACGTCACCGACCCTCCCgcatcctcctccaccaccaccacttcGTCCATCTTCCCGGACTTCACAGATCTGATTTTCGCACCCACCTCAGAGCGCAGCACCACAACTACTGCCCCACTCGGCACCACCAG CCCCACTctgcccaccaccaccaccaccccgaCCATGTCCCCCTGGAAAGGCGAGGTACCTCGTGTGTACGACCTGACCTGCGACGACACCGTGTGCCCCCCTGACAGCTTCTGTCTCAGCGATTACGAAGGCGGAGGCTCCCGCTGCCACTGTAACCTCGGGCGGAGAGGGGACACCTGCTCCGAGG TGGTGGCTGTGAACTTTCCCAGATTCTACGGCCACTCTCACATGACCTTTGAACCCTTGAAGAACTCTTACCAGACATTTCAGGTCACTCTTGAGTTCAAG gcGGACTCCGAGGACGGCTTGTTGCTCTACTGCGGAGAAAATGAACACGGCCGTGGAGACTTTACCTCTGTGGCTCTGGTGCGAGGCAAGCTGCACTACAG GTTTAACTGTGGTACAGGAGCAGCTCAGATAGTCAGCGAGAGTCGTATCGTGGTCGGTCAGTGGCACACAGTCACCGTCTTCAGGGACGGCATGAGTGGCTGGCTACGTATGGACAACGACACGCCCATATCCGGACGCTCACAG GGTCAGTACACTAAGATCACTTTCCGTTCCCCGCTGTATGTGGGCGGATCCCCAAGCGCTTACTGGCTGGTCAGGGCAACAGGGGCGAATCGCGGCTTCATCGGCTGCATTCAGAGTCTCACCATCAACAACAAGGCCACAGACATCAGACCCTGGCCTCTGGGCAGAGCTCTGAGCGGAGCTGACATAG GCGAGTGCAGCGACAACGTGTGCGACCTGGTCAGCTGTGCCAACGGAGGAGGCTGCTTCGCAAACCGCGCTGATGGCTTCATTTGCCTCTGCCCGCTTGGCTTCAGGGGAACGCTTTGTGAAGAGA GTTTCTCACTTTCCTCACCTCTCTTTAATGAAACTGCGTTCTCATATGCCGTCATCCAATGGCCTCAGACCTCTCAGAGTTATCTGTCCTTTATGGAGTTTGAGCTGACATTTCGGCCGCTGATGCCCGACGGGACCCTGCTGTACAGTGACGATGCCGGCAGTGGAGACTTCCTGGCTATCAGCCTGGTGGACGGATATGTAGAGTTCAGATTTGactgtggctctggaggagctACAATAAG GAGTGAAGAGCAGATCAGTCTGGACACATGGCATGAGCTGAGGGTGTCCCGCACGGCGAAGAGTGGGATCCTGCAGGTGGACAGCCAGAGGCCGATAGAAGGAATCGCTGAG GGAGCTTTCACTCAGATCAactgcagctcacctctttatATCGGTGGAGTGCCAGAATATGATAAAACCAAGAAGACGGCAGGAGTGATAAAACCCTTCACTGGAATTGTTCAGAAG CTGATACTCAATGACCTCACCATGCCAATAACAGCCGGCTCTGCCACTGGAGTCAATGTGGCGAATTCAGCGCACCCATGTGTGGAAAGTCCATGTGCCAATGGAGGGACCTGCAGGCCAAAGTGGGATAGTTATGAGTGTGACTGCCCCCTAGGGTACGATGGGAGGCACTGCCAGAAAG AGTGTGGAAATTACTGTTTGAACA CTGTGACAGAAGCCATAGAGATCCCGCAGTTCATTGGCCGGAGTTACCTGACATATGACAACAGAGACATCCTGAAAAG GGCGTCGGGGTCCAGGACCAGTCTCTTCATGCGTTTCAAGAGCACAGCCAAGGACGGCCTGTTACTATGGCGAGGAGACAGTCCAATGAGACCCAACAGTGACTTCCTGTCTATGGGGCTTCAGGATGGCGCACTAATCTTCAG TTATAACCTGGGCAGCGGTCCGGCTAACATTGCTGTCAACGGGACCTTCACCGATGGGAAGTGGCACCGAGTCAAAGCTGTGAG GGACGGACAGTCCGGGAAGCTGACGGTGGATGACTATGGAGCAAAAACAGGCAGATCACCTGGAAAGATGAGGCAACTCAACATCAACGGACCATTATACGTTG GCGGCATGAAAGAGATCGCTCTTCACACGAACAGACAATACATCGGCGGCTTGGTGGGCTGCGTGTCCCACTTCACGCTCTCCACTGATTACCACTTAGCGCTGGTGGAGGACGCCGCTGACGGCAAGAACATCAACACCTGCACCAACTAG
- the egflam gene encoding pikachurin isoform X2 has product MEPTCKERSLLYLLLFAVCTASVCFCARRSNARRSDRLSPPLDIQLDTVNCTAFSVRWKMPRRHVSTITGYKVFYTEMKSGRPVGAAALMEVPLSLDMLTTGQFDGQASFDVDIANLKVNTKYRVSVGAYGWAGEGRPSMPRDIGTASHEMCMPPSPPTQPVVMAVSDTELALSWQQGESEGSSPVLHFLVAYIRPEMDTEWTYIREPIESNSMVLKGLLPETEYQFVIRAVNAHGASPPSHINNPVRTLAAVRFRGDAFQYSLQRPGYRLTGASEVSSGDYGRYITDSRIKDEDGFDVDDSDYDIFIEELKPFPGINQDNRKSQLRSRSGPPSGRNVVYRMNTIAPPNVTDPPASSSTTTTSSIFPDFTDLIFAPTSERSTTTTAPLGTTSPTLPTTTTTPTMSPWKGEVPRVYDLTCDDTVCPPDSFCLSDYEGGGSRCHCNLGRRGDTCSEVVAVNFPRFYGHSHMTFEPLKNSYQTFQVTLEFKADSEDGLLLYCGENEHGRGDFTSVALVRGKLHYRFNCGTGAAQIVSESRIVVGQWHTVTVFRDGMSGWLRMDNDTPISGRSQGQYTKITFRSPLYVGGSPSAYWLVRATGANRGFIGCIQSLTINNKATDIRPWPLGRALSGADIGECSDNVCDLVSCANGGGCFANRADGFICLCPLGFRGTLCEESFSLSSPLFNETAFSYAVIQWPQTSQSYLSFMEFELTFRPLMPDGTLLYSDDAGSGDFLAISLVDGYVEFRFDCGSGGATIRSEEQISLDTWHELRVSRTAKSGILQVDSQRPIEGIAEGAFTQINCSSPLYIGGVPEYDKTKKTAGVIKPFTGIVQKLILNDLTMPITAGSATGVNVANSAHPCVESPCANGGTCRPKWDSYECDCPLGYDGRHCQKAVTEAIEIPQFIGRSYLTYDNRDILKRASGSRTSLFMRFKSTAKDGLLLWRGDSPMRPNSDFLSMGLQDGALIFSYNLGSGPANIAVNGTFTDGKWHRVKAVRDGQSGKLTVDDYGAKTGRSPGKMRQLNINGPLYVGGMKEIALHTNRQYIGGLVGCVSHFTLSTDYHLALVEDAADGKNINTCTN; this is encoded by the exons ATCGTCTGAGTCCTCCATTAGACATCCAGCTGGACACAGTCAACTGCACCGCCTTCAGTGTGCGATGGAAGATGCCCCGGCGACACGTGAGCACCATCACTGGATACAAG GTGTTCTATACGGAGATGAAGAGCGGCCGTCCCGTGGGCGCAGCCGCTTTGATGGAGGTGCCTCTCAGTTTGGACATGCTGACCACT GGACAATTCGACGGACAAGCGAGTTTT GATGTGGACATCGCTAACCTAAAGGTGAACACAAAGTACAGAGTGAGTGTTGGAGCGTATGGTTGGGCGGGAGAGGGTAGACCCAGCATGCCCCGAGACATCGGCACCGCTTCACATG AAATGTGCATGCCCCCGTCCCCCCCCACTCAGCCGGTTGTCATGGCTGTGTCTGACACAGAGCTGGCGTTGTCATGGCAGCAAGGAGAGAGCGAGGGAAGCTCACCTGTCCTTCACTTCCTGGTGGCCTACATCAG GCCGGAGATGGACACGGAGTGGACGTACATCCGCGAGCCCATAGAGTCCAACTCCATGGTTCTGAAGGGGCTGTTGCCAGAAACGGAGTACCAGTTCGTCATCAGAGCGGTCAATGCGCACGGAGCTAGCCCACCCAGCCACATCAACAACCCTGTGCGCACTCTGG CTGCCGTTCGTTTTCGAGGAGATGCGTTTCAGtactcgctgcagcggcccggGTACAGACTAACAG GTGCATCAGAGGTGAGTAGCGGTGATTATGGACGCTACATCACAGATTCAAGGATCAAAGATGAAGACGGCTTCGACGTTGATGACTCTGATTATGATATCTTCATTGAGGAG TTGAAGCCATTCCCAGGTATCAATCAGGACAACAGGAAGTCTCAGCTCCGTTCGAGGTCCGGTCCGCCGTCTGGTCGAAACGTCGTGTACCGCATGAACACCATCGCTCCTCCCAACGTCACCGACCCTCCCgcatcctcctccaccaccaccacttcGTCCATCTTCCCGGACTTCACAGATCTGATTTTCGCACCCACCTCAGAGCGCAGCACCACAACTACTGCCCCACTCGGCACCACCAG CCCCACTctgcccaccaccaccaccaccccgaCCATGTCCCCCTGGAAAGGCGAGGTACCTCGTGTGTACGACCTGACCTGCGACGACACCGTGTGCCCCCCTGACAGCTTCTGTCTCAGCGATTACGAAGGCGGAGGCTCCCGCTGCCACTGTAACCTCGGGCGGAGAGGGGACACCTGCTCCGAGG TGGTGGCTGTGAACTTTCCCAGATTCTACGGCCACTCTCACATGACCTTTGAACCCTTGAAGAACTCTTACCAGACATTTCAGGTCACTCTTGAGTTCAAG gcGGACTCCGAGGACGGCTTGTTGCTCTACTGCGGAGAAAATGAACACGGCCGTGGAGACTTTACCTCTGTGGCTCTGGTGCGAGGCAAGCTGCACTACAG GTTTAACTGTGGTACAGGAGCAGCTCAGATAGTCAGCGAGAGTCGTATCGTGGTCGGTCAGTGGCACACAGTCACCGTCTTCAGGGACGGCATGAGTGGCTGGCTACGTATGGACAACGACACGCCCATATCCGGACGCTCACAG GGTCAGTACACTAAGATCACTTTCCGTTCCCCGCTGTATGTGGGCGGATCCCCAAGCGCTTACTGGCTGGTCAGGGCAACAGGGGCGAATCGCGGCTTCATCGGCTGCATTCAGAGTCTCACCATCAACAACAAGGCCACAGACATCAGACCCTGGCCTCTGGGCAGAGCTCTGAGCGGAGCTGACATAG GCGAGTGCAGCGACAACGTGTGCGACCTGGTCAGCTGTGCCAACGGAGGAGGCTGCTTCGCAAACCGCGCTGATGGCTTCATTTGCCTCTGCCCGCTTGGCTTCAGGGGAACGCTTTGTGAAGAGA GTTTCTCACTTTCCTCACCTCTCTTTAATGAAACTGCGTTCTCATATGCCGTCATCCAATGGCCTCAGACCTCTCAGAGTTATCTGTCCTTTATGGAGTTTGAGCTGACATTTCGGCCGCTGATGCCCGACGGGACCCTGCTGTACAGTGACGATGCCGGCAGTGGAGACTTCCTGGCTATCAGCCTGGTGGACGGATATGTAGAGTTCAGATTTGactgtggctctggaggagctACAATAAG GAGTGAAGAGCAGATCAGTCTGGACACATGGCATGAGCTGAGGGTGTCCCGCACGGCGAAGAGTGGGATCCTGCAGGTGGACAGCCAGAGGCCGATAGAAGGAATCGCTGAG GGAGCTTTCACTCAGATCAactgcagctcacctctttatATCGGTGGAGTGCCAGAATATGATAAAACCAAGAAGACGGCAGGAGTGATAAAACCCTTCACTGGAATTGTTCAGAAG CTGATACTCAATGACCTCACCATGCCAATAACAGCCGGCTCTGCCACTGGAGTCAATGTGGCGAATTCAGCGCACCCATGTGTGGAAAGTCCATGTGCCAATGGAGGGACCTGCAGGCCAAAGTGGGATAGTTATGAGTGTGACTGCCCCCTAGGGTACGATGGGAGGCACTGCCAGAAAG CTGTGACAGAAGCCATAGAGATCCCGCAGTTCATTGGCCGGAGTTACCTGACATATGACAACAGAGACATCCTGAAAAG GGCGTCGGGGTCCAGGACCAGTCTCTTCATGCGTTTCAAGAGCACAGCCAAGGACGGCCTGTTACTATGGCGAGGAGACAGTCCAATGAGACCCAACAGTGACTTCCTGTCTATGGGGCTTCAGGATGGCGCACTAATCTTCAG TTATAACCTGGGCAGCGGTCCGGCTAACATTGCTGTCAACGGGACCTTCACCGATGGGAAGTGGCACCGAGTCAAAGCTGTGAG GGACGGACAGTCCGGGAAGCTGACGGTGGATGACTATGGAGCAAAAACAGGCAGATCACCTGGAAAGATGAGGCAACTCAACATCAACGGACCATTATACGTTG GCGGCATGAAAGAGATCGCTCTTCACACGAACAGACAATACATCGGCGGCTTGGTGGGCTGCGTGTCCCACTTCACGCTCTCCACTGATTACCACTTAGCGCTGGTGGAGGACGCCGCTGACGGCAAGAACATCAACACCTGCACCAACTAG